A window of the Etheostoma spectabile isolate EspeVRDwgs_2016 unplaced genomic scaffold, UIUC_Espe_1.0 scaffold00003638, whole genome shotgun sequence genome harbors these coding sequences:
- the LOC116676683 gene encoding uncharacterized protein LOC116676683, whose amino-acid sequence MGQALIVKYQQCSMKESLTQASQSTLVVSGAPNDSNLNEHLVAMPTVALNEHLVATPTVTPTVTPPQKFQIPWQKFPVTLMNALKEKKRPLPKDRRHMIRIIMEDMMATDTRPGRSKLKQVAQQLVERYPDSFLDKCGINVVGQGFASLVMQMENRVENVRRQYAFSTSHDERPKKKCRASDRYGCTQWQPESLNDFNSHEGKKKMLQDAFKENLLPQSDIKRLMSETYYAQRITLNSEENIIKVMEEWPYLFNTTHLLDHTEKLMGFPVQTKLLNQIQEKGEIITEFLGSKGIKGVTTDPLKLLQGLVKYLSEEQKVLLINEEDALAELPSTPCIIVMDEGRYKMSVDEVPVNIIGCPLVAVSYMFSLYYVLNIKYPTGAALTLEFIQRCLLGINPERGTKAEKRGKQYNIPPKLLRFLSDLNDFKNLWKI is encoded by the exons ATGGGTCAAGCGTTGATAGTGAAGTACCAACAGTGCAGCATGAAGGAGAGTCTGACCCAGG CATCTCAGAGCACCTTGGTTGTGTCCGGTGCTCCAAATGATTCAAATTTGAACGAGCATCTGGTGGCAATGCCGACTGTGGCGCTAAACGAGCATCTGGTGGCGACGCCGACTGTGACACCAACTGTGACACCTCCACAGAAGTTTCAAATCCCATGGCAGAAGTTCCCAGTTACGTTGATGAATGcactgaaggagaagaagagaccACTACCAAAAGACAGAAGACACATGATCCGGATCATCATGGAAGACATGATGGCTACTGACACCAGACCAGGCAGAAGCAAGTTGAAGCAGGTTGCACAACAGCTGGTTGAGAGATATCCTGATTCCTTCTTGGACAAATGTGGCATAAATGTTGTGGGTCAAGGTTTTGCATCCCTTGTAATGCAAATGGAGAACAGGGTTGAGAATGTCAGAAGACAGTATGCTTTTAGCACATCCCATGATGAGAGGCCCAAGAAAAAATGCAGAGCTTCTGACCGTTATGGTTGTACTCAATGGCAACCTGAGTCACTGAATGACTTTAACAGCCATGagggtaaaaagaaaatgctacAAGATGCCTTTAAAGAAAACCTTCTCCCTCAGAGTGACATTAAAAGACTGATGTCTGAAACATATTATGCCCAGCGCATCACTCTGAATAGTGAGGAAAATATTATCAAAGTCATGGAAGAATGGCCTTACCTCTTCAACACCACCCATCTGCTCGACCACACAGAGAAACTAATGGGATTTCCTGTCCAAACCAAATTGCTGAACCAAATTCAGGAGAAGGGCGAGATCATCACTGAGTTTCTTGGTAGCAAAGGAATCAAAGGAGTTACTACAGACCCATTGAAACTCCTCCAGGGTCTAGTGAAGTACCTCTCAGAGGAGCAAAAGGTGCTTTTAATAAATGAAGAA GATGCCTTAGCAGAGCTGCCAAGCACCCCGTGTATCATAGTTATGG aTGAAGGAAGATACAAGATGTCAGTGGATGAAGTCCCAGTTAACATAATCGGCTGTCCACTAGTTGCTGTGAGCTATATGTTCAGCCTGTATTATGTGCTGAATATAAAGTATCCAACGGGAGCAGCCTTGACTCTGGAGTTCATCCAGAG GTGCCTGCTGGGGATAAACCCAGAACGGGGCACGAAAGCAGAAAAGCGGGGGAAACAGTACAACATCCCTCCAAAACTGCTTCGATTCCTGTCGGACCTTAATGACTTCAAGAATCTGTGGAAGATTTAA